Within Eggerthella timonensis, the genomic segment TTTCCCTACGACCACATCGAGCAGGCGGGCTATATGTCGCCCGTCACTCACTTCGAATGCGACTACGGCGCGCCGCTGCGCTACGGCGACACGGCCGTCGTGCGCACGCGCATCGTGGAGTCGCGCCCGGTGAAGACCGTGTACGCCTACGAGGTGTTCCGCGAGGGCCAGGACCTCGACAAGGAGAAGCCGTGCTGCACGGGCCGCAGCACCCACTGCCTCGTGGACGCCGCCACCTTCAAGCCCGTCAGCCTGAAGCGCGCGATGCCTCAGCTGTACGAGCGCTACCTCGAGGTGCTCGAGCCGGAAGAAGGGAAGGGCCGATGAGCGCGCCGTTCCGCATCCTGTTCGTGTGCCACGGCAACATCTGCCGCTCCACGATGGCCGAGTTCGTCATGAAGGACCTCGTGGCGCGCCACGGCCTGTCCGACCGCTTCGTTATCGCCTCCGCGGCCACGCACGACGACGAGATCGGCAGCCCCGTTCACCACGGCACGCGCGCCGTGCTCGAGGCGCAGGGCATCGACTGCTCGGGCAAGACCGCCCGCCGCCTGCGCCGCGCCGACGCCGAGGAATGGGACCTGTTCGTGGGCATGGACGAGGCGAACATGCGCGACATGCGCCGCCAGCTGGGGCGCGAGGCCGAGGACCGCTGCTTCAAGCTGCTGGAGTTCGCCGACTCCGATCGCGACGTGGCCGACCCGTGGTACACGGGCGACTTCGACGCCACCTACGATGACGTGATCGCCGGCTGCACGGGGCT encodes:
- a CDS encoding acyl-CoA thioesterase; this encodes MRVCTPITIRYAETDMMGVVYHANYLLYFEDARTRFLEAIGFPYDHIEQAGYMSPVTHFECDYGAPLRYGDTAVVRTRIVESRPVKTVYAYEVFREGQDLDKEKPCCTGRSTHCLVDAATFKPVSLKRAMPQLYERYLEVLEPEEGKGR
- a CDS encoding low molecular weight protein-tyrosine-phosphatase; amino-acid sequence: MSAPFRILFVCHGNICRSTMAEFVMKDLVARHGLSDRFVIASAATHDDEIGSPVHHGTRAVLEAQGIDCSGKTARRLRRADAEEWDLFVGMDEANMRDMRRQLGREAEDRCFKLLEFADSDRDVADPWYTGDFDATYDDVIAGCTGLLARLAPGAKRP